From a region of the Helianthus annuus cultivar XRQ/B chromosome 5, HanXRQr2.0-SUNRISE, whole genome shotgun sequence genome:
- the LOC118492187 gene encoding uncharacterized protein LOC118492187 produces MNDDRFLTHSKDNWYWITNKEKTFTVANVKRWLDSGVARDNWYKMEWCKWVPNKCNIFWWRVEMDRIPTKSALMRRNIQVGSEICVFCEDMEEITEHLFTVCALTSGVWQGIAEWCNVPSIFAFDIHDLIELYKRIPGSDLKRKVFQGIVIITCWRIWKARNEKVFSNTSTTVVSIVMDVKALGFLWFRIRSNDVLVDWKK; encoded by the coding sequence ATGAACGATGATCGGTTTCTAACGCATAGTAAAGACAATTGGTACTGGATAACTAATAAGGAGAAAACGTTTACGGTTGCGAATGTGAAGAGATGGCTAGATAGTGGGGTCGCTCGAGATAATTGGTACAAGATGGAGTGGTGTAAGTGGGTGCCAAACAAGTGTAACATTTTTTGGTGGCGTGTTGAGATGGATAGAATTCCGACTAAAAGTGCTTTAATGAGAAGAAACATTCAGGTGGGTAGTGAGATTTGTGTTTTTTGTGAAGATATGGAAGAGATAACGGAGCATCTTTTTACGGTTTGCGCTTTAACTTCGGGAGTTTGGCAAGGTATCGCGGAGTGGTGTAATGTTCCTAGTATTTTTGCTTTTGATATACACGACCTGATCGAGCTATACAAGAGGATTCCTGGATCAGATTTGAAGAGAAAGGTTTTTCAAGGTATAGTTATTATCACATGTTGGCGGATATGGAAGGCTCGGAACGAAAAGGTTTTTTCTAATACATCAACAACGGTAGTTTCTATCGTGATGGACGTCAAAGCTTTAGGATTTCTGTGGTTTAGAATCAGATCCAATGATGTGTTGGTAGATTGGAAGAAATAG